The DNA region CTTTAGGGCCCCAGGCTTTCTCGACCCTTTTATTGATGTGCTCGCCAAAATAGGCGGCCAAGGCTTCAAGCCCCAGAATATATCCAAAGAACGCCATCGGTGATTGATGTTCAATGTAATAGTACTGCGTTTGATAAAGCGCGCAGGCGCCAGGCATCTCCGGCCACTCTTCCATTTTACTGCCGAGGGTCTTTAGATCGTTAACCAACAATTTGTCGTGACCTTTTTCCTCCCCACTATGCGCCAGGAACCGATTGTGAAATTCGGGCGCCGCAAACTCGGTGCGGGCGCTGGCCAACGCCAACAAACGCGTCGTATGACGGGCAAAATAATAGGTTTGGGATACCCAGGCCGAGTAAGCCTGCTTGTCTTCCCACGGGAAAGATTCAATTTGTTTTTGCGAGTCTTTAAGAAGGGTTTTAAGTTCGTCGTTTACGTTCTTGTGCTTCATTTGCTTCTCTTTTCTGGTTTTTAGAAAATGATTAAATTGAATTACGCTGCTTTTTTGGTTGGAACCGTGATCAGGGACTCGTTCAGAATATCGGTATGATTGGCCTTGGCATCCCACAACACATCAACCAAATCCGCATGTTTCGAATCCGGCAATCGCTGCACGCGACCTCTTTGCGTCATCACGATTTCACATTCGTAGTTCATCTTCTTCACGCTGCCAAAATAGTTCGTGCCGCTTTTTTCAGCTTTACGACGAACATGCAGGTCCTTGCGGGCTGTGCCGACCAAGCCATCCCACCCCCCGGCTTCCATCACTTTGCTACCCAAGGCGATTATTATTTCCGCCCAATTCACGTCACTGTTGCGCGAACGATAATCGGGAGACACCGTTAGATATTCCATACTCATAATCGTATTGATGCCCAGGGATTTGAATTTCTGAATGATGATGTCATCAAAGGCCGCCATATAGTGATGATCTCTTAAAGCGTTTGAACGCAGATCAAATACACTGTACATATGAAATCCAAAGACCTTATTATTATCGGTCACTGCGACGATCACGTCACATCGATGAAAATCATCCGGATTTAACGGTTCACCGACACTTCCCAAAACATCTTTGTAAACTTTTTTCCACAAATCATAGACATCGTTGCTAAGTTGTACCGTGTCTGCGCTCAGCGCCCGTGGATTGAATAAATGATACTGAAATCGCCCCATGCATATTCCTCCGCGATGATCTTTCGGAACGTGCTTGCGCGAACTTGAAGGTTGATTTTTTAGTATTGAAATCGAACGTGCAAATTCTGGAATTACTAGAGAGGAACTCTACAAATCCTTATTTGATACGTAAATAAACGGTTTTTGGATTATTTCAATTCGAGACTCCAACATTTGTAATTAGAGTCGAACGCTGATTTCAGCGACTTCAAAATTCAAAATTTCCGGAATCGTGTGAAGATATCTTCAAACGTTTTAATGGAACACAAACTTCGACTAGACTTGTTAGTATTTTCTAACTTTCTGAGTTGCTTAAACACACTGAGGGTTGTTATTCAATTTGTATGAGCACAAATACAAATCAAACCGAAGTCTTATTGGAAGAGAATAATCAAACAGAAATGTCGCCAACAAAGAAGAAGTCGACATTTGAAAAGAAAGCTCTGTTGGTCCTATCAGCTGTTTTCGTGGCAGTTCTGATTGGCGCATGGGGCTACGCAATGCGCGTGCAGCAAGGAGTTGCAGCCAATGGCATCACAACACATGCCGATCCAGCAGCCTTGATCGAAATCGAACGCATGCGTGGGATCGCTTCGTCGCAACTCGACAACAGCCGCGCCTATTTTCTTTTAGGTTCCCAAAATATTTACGATAAACAAAAGAATGAAAAAGAATCCCTGCTGACGGCACTGACGTCCTTCGAAAAACAACACAGCCTTCCGGGCATTCCAGCAATTGTAAAACGAATCCAGGATATTCAGGTTAAGAATCAAGAGTACTTTGACCAAGCCATCGAACACCGTGACAAGAAAACGGAGTCACGCATCGTCGGCCAATTCTTTCAGTCGAAATCCACTCCCCTTCGTTCCCAGCTCAACGAAGCCTTTGATGATATGATTCACCTGCATCAGGTTCAAATCGACAAAGCACAGGAAGAAATCCGCACCGCTGCTGCACAAGCAGAAATCCAGATTCCTTTTGGCATGACCTGGCTTTCAGGCTCCTTGATTTTCATTTTCCTGGGCATGGCGTTCCTGGTTGTTCGCTTGCTTAGCAAACAGTCTTTTCAACTGGCACAGCAAAACCGTCTTTATGAAGAGGCGAAAAAAGCAGTTCAGGATCGCGATGAAGCGCTGTTCGCCATTTCCCACGATCTTCAGGACTCTTTGAATATGATCTCGTCAACCGCGGATCGTATGGCTTCCACTCCGCAGGGATTGGATATCGTTGAAAGCGGCGAGCTTATGAAAAGCACCGTGATCAATATCGAAGGTTTGATCAAGGATATCCGTGATCAAAAGAACACCGAAATGCACGGCCTGACGTTGCGCATGGATCAGTTGTCCGTCGATAACGTTCTGGATAGTGCCCGCATGCAAATGCAAGCCATGGCCAAACAACACGATGTGCGTCTTCAGATTGACAGTGTCAACCCTCCCGTCCTGGCATTCTACGACAATGAACGCGTGCTTCGTGTCCTTGCGAACCTGATCGG from Bdellovibrio sp. GT3 includes:
- a CDS encoding iron-containing redox enzyme family protein, which translates into the protein MKHKNVNDELKTLLKDSQKQIESFPWEDKQAYSAWVSQTYYFARHTTRLLALASARTEFAAPEFHNRFLAHSGEEKGHDKLLVNDLKTLGSKMEEWPEMPGACALYQTQYYYIEHQSPMAFFGYILGLEALAAYFGEHINKRVEKAWGPKAAHFIRVHAEEDVGHTDEALSKIATLPEHHQTVVLQNLKQTLSYYEQMLNQCKEASKAGLKAA
- a CDS encoding sensor histidine kinase — encoded protein: MSTNTNQTEVLLEENNQTEMSPTKKKSTFEKKALLVLSAVFVAVLIGAWGYAMRVQQGVAANGITTHADPAALIEIERMRGIASSQLDNSRAYFLLGSQNIYDKQKNEKESLLTALTSFEKQHSLPGIPAIVKRIQDIQVKNQEYFDQAIEHRDKKTESRIVGQFFQSKSTPLRSQLNEAFDDMIHLHQVQIDKAQEEIRTAAAQAEIQIPFGMTWLSGSLIFIFLGMAFLVVRLLSKQSFQLAQQNRLYEEAKKAVQDRDEALFAISHDLQDSLNMISSTADRMASTPQGLDIVESGELMKSTVINIEGLIKDIRDQKNTEMHGLTLRMDQLSVDNVLDSARMQMQAMAKQHDVRLQIDSVNPPVLAFYDNERVLRVLANLIGNAIKFSPKGEKVVVKVRSDQKYVNISVIDSGPGIPSHQLAGVFDNFWQAKKTADKGAGIGLAIVKTIVEAHGGTVQIQSQTGRGTTVTFSLPRRRPVGASLKKPNVIVKSNHAPEWQ